acaatctagcacttcagagctgctgccaggggtcctatacacaaatcccactatagtcttagatcctttcctatttctcaattcaacccataaggtctctgttggctgcttacccctcgttatatcctcctatatcattgaagtgatttcatctctaatcactaaggctactcctccccctcttccattttccctatctctcctgtagaccttataacccggtatatttagttcttaattctgaccatcctgcagccatgtctcagtaatagctatcatgtcataccctccaatttgaatttgaacctgtagttcatttaatttattccttatactccgtgcatttgtatatagaactcttagttgggccacacaccctagcctgaccttcagctttgatgctgggttaatcgcattACGCCTTCtatttttcactttatctgtagtgcctaaagtacactttctttctgctgctctatgcttttccctttcacttgttcttgaacaactgtttgtactattggtattgtaaatttcccctgggtcttcccctctcttgctgctctcaactttgctcccttctgactccccgcacaggttcccatccctctgccactctagtttaaaccttccccaacagcactagcaaacacccctgcaaggatattggtcccgatcctgctcgggtgtaacctgtcccgcttgtataggtcccaccttccccagagccagttccaatgtcccaggaatctaaatccctccctccttcaccatccccgcagccacgcattcatccggtctattctcctgttcctatactcactcgcatgtggcactggtagtaatcctgagatcactacctttgaggtcctgctttttaatttatctcctaactccttaaattcaccttgcaggacctcatcccttttttttttacctatgtcgttggtaccgatatggaccatgactactggctgttcaccctcctgaatgccctgcagccactccgtgacatccttgaccctagcaccagggaggcagaaacgtctatctgttccccttacaattgaatcccctatcaatatagccctgccactcttcctcctcccctctgtgcagcagagccacccgtggtgccaggaacttggctcttgctgctttcccctgataagccatctcctgcccccccccgccccccccacaacggtatccaaagcggtatatctgtttgagagggagatggccccaggggactcctgctctacctgcttaGTCCttgctctgcctggtggtcacccatttcctttctgcctgcataatctttacctgcggtgtgaccacctcactgaacgtgctatccacgatagtctcagcatcacggatgctccacagtgaatctacccgcagctccagctccgtaatgcggttagccagtagctgcacacacttcctgcacacgtggtcgccagggacactggtagtgtccatgacttcccacatagtgcaggaggagcatatcaaggGTACGAGCTGTGctaccatgacttgccttagatttacactgcgttcacctcttagactctcctcctgttctcagactgtcctgtttatactgtgctcacctctcggactctcctgcctcatctgtgacgtcgcacagtagttttctgttgttgcaggtctgctgctgcttttatccccactctcagtcttctgctctggtccaccgccgctctgcggaaaaaattaggaaaagcaaggcaaagcagcacctccttcccccacttcaccgaactcccacacttaccaaactctcagttggCCACTCGGTGCTCCGTTGCactcatgatgggccaaatggcctcctcctgtgctgtatcattcgatgattctGTTTGTGACTGTATTTCAAGCCTGATGATATTTCTTACCTGGTAGATGTATCTATTGAAATTGACTAATATTGTTTCTGAATCCTATCTCTTCTGCATTTCTGAGAAACTGGCATTTTCAGGCATATGGGGAGTTTTTAAGCAATGCTGGGAAATAATTTTAAGTCTGCTAAAAATGTATAAAGATAGAAAACTTTGTATTCCATTGGTTGTCCCCTGCGTAATGTTCGCCAAGTGGTATATGCACTTGAAAAATTGACCTTTTGCTGTCGTAGGATTCTTTGTGTGCGTGCCACCCTTTAGCACCTTGTCCAAGTGGTCATGATTCACATTTGATCTCAGTGAGTGGCAGCAAGCCATTTTACCCaagggacatcacagctgagtccagtGCTGTCTTCACCTAatatccacacactcacaccttcaGTGGCGATTGCTGAATAACAATCGGGAAAAGGTACCCTGGTGGAGTTTTTTTTCCTGCCCTAACTCGGGTACTGAGGTCAATAGTAGGGTCGCTACTGTTCtagctgagatcatctaactcagaaCAAGTCCAGAAGTTTCTATGACTATATTTATACAGATAAAAAACAGCACTTGTATAATTAGTCATTCATAACAGCAGAATTtggggtgcatttacactacaacggTAATATCAGGCAATGCATAATCTAAGCTGGACCAtcagtgggagtgctgcattgttggtgcTACTGATGATATATTAAACTAAAACCAGTCGTTGTGtaaaggtgaacataaaagatcccatggcacttttatgAAGAAGCATAGGAGTTATTctgatgtcctgaccaacattcatccctcaaacgACACCAGACAAACCTAACTGATCATTcggctcattgctgtttgtggaaccttgctgcacAAAAATTGGCAGttctgtttgcctacaaaacaacagtaactaTGCTTCAACAAATtacccattggctgtgaagtgttttgggatatcTGAGGATGTgatgggtgctatataaatgcaagtctgtttttttttacaatatattTAAAGTGCAAATGCAGCCTAAATCAAAAGTTagggaccccccacccccagcctgaCCCATGAAGAAGGAAGTTTTACTCTGCTTTGTTCCAGTCAGGTTGGTCCTTAATTCTGCATTTCCACTACGTAAAGTTAGCATCAATGTCAAGCATTGCTAAACTTGTAGCATAAATGCACTCCTTAAAGGACTTCTATATTTGTAGATTTAAAAAGTATTGCAGATTATAAAAGAACACAATTTAAGTAAAGGATTGTGTTAAGCACAAAATTCGCCTTGGTAAGCAAAAACAAATTCAGCTAACTCAAATTGTTTTTGTAATTTGGTTCAACCTATTCCTACTGCAAGTGTTGTAATCTCTTTTTATGGTGCACCAtgggtgtgatttttttttttaaagctgctgTTTCATGGCATTTTGGAGGGGATTAAACCCTTTTTAGACTTGAATTTCTTCCAGATGTAAAATTAAGATAACAAAATTTAACATGAATATTTACCATATAACAAATTAACCTGACAGTAGTGTATACATTTAGTTATTGAGTATATAAGTATTAAGTACACAAATGGTCAAGTTCAAAAAATTTGTTTGGATACATTGAATGTAGAAGAGAGTTTTCTCACAGCCTTGTTGGACTGAGTTCTCAAAACCTGATGCCATTTGAGGACTCAGCTTTTCCAGAAGGCTGCCTCTCAgacctctctttcttcccccccccccccccccctgcccccccggaATTGAATAATTTTTTGCTGTGTTACAGTCTTTGTTTAGTATGTATTCTGCATACATCATTGGAGTGAGCTAGTATTGGGTCAcgttgtgattgggggggggagaaaaatcatGAGACTGCCTCTCCTTTTAAGCGCTCTCCAGTTTTCTTTCTAATTGATGCCTTGTGTTAAAATGTAATATGCTTATCTCAGATATTTGATGTGTTTGTCAGTTTATAGTATTGATGCAGTTCATTAGTTGCTTCTActctttttttcttcctcctccctcttcccccccccccccccccaacaaaaaatGTATTTCTTCTTTGTTTGTGGCTGATTAAGGATTTCACCACATATACATGtctgatgaacagcttttaactttGCACCAAAGTGCTCTGATGCCTTTTCCTCAGAATGTTGTGTGTTTGAAATGCCTCACAGCCAATCATAACAGTGCAGTGTTGCTTTCCACACTTGGAACAAACATCTTCATTGCTTCTGCTCCAGCAGTTGCGTATACTTCTAGATTTCATAAAGAGATTAAGTTAGTCATGGGCTAACCGGGGCAGTTAGCGTGAATTTGTGAAGGACAGATCATGCGCGACTAAGTTTTCTGAGGAAATCGTTGTATCGATCCGTCCAGCAGTGGGTGTtgaatacatggactttcagaaagcatttgacaaagtgccacataagaggctTGTTACAAAAAATTATACTGAAGGGAAATGTAGCTGCATGGATAGAGAGGTGGCTGGCCACAGAGAGTAggagtgaatggatgttttttagatggtgtcccccagggatatgTGTTGGTACCTCATGTTTTCCATTTTATAAAAATGATTTGGACGTAGGTATAAGAGGAATGATATTGCAGTTTGATACCAAATTGTATGGCAAACTGAGGATaaattcaggaggacatagacagtttAGTAGCAGTGTGTGAGGtaggtggcaaatgcaattcatgtGAAGTtttacatggggggggggggggaaagaactgTAAATGGAAGTATAACCTAAATGGTAAAATTCTTAAATgaatagagggagagattcaGGGGTGTAGATGTTTAAAGTTCCAAGTAGAAAAGGCCATGAATAAAGGAACATATGAGTAGGAGTGGGCTATTCAGCCCTCAAGActattctgccattcagtcagatcatgactgatctgtacctttattccatttacctgcctttgttcccttGATATTCTTGCCTAATaacaatctattgatctcagtcttgaaaatttcaattgacccagcatcctcaAGCTTTTGGGGGtctgagttccagattttcactatcctttgtgtgaagaagtgcttcttaaTTTCacacctgaatggcctagctctaattttaagattattccctcttgttctggatttcccccattagagtgaataatttctctgtatttatcctatcaaattcctttcttattttaaacaccttgattagatcactctTTGACTttgtaaactcaagggaatgcaagcaaaTGGAATTCTGGATTTTATAcactgaatataaaagcaaggaagtgatgttgaatttgtacagatTTGAATTAGGTTAGGCTATAATTGGAGTATTGTCTGCAGTTCGGGGCATCCTATTATTAAAAAAGGATAGTACTGCCATGGAAAAGGTACAGTGAAGACTGACTAAAATTAATCTGAGAATGAGAGGTCTttgttatgaagaaaggcttgaacaATTGGGCTTTTCTCATTGGAAGGACTGAggttttgaaaattatgaaagattttacAGGGTAAAGAGTGAAAGATTTTCAGCCAGTTGGCAAAGAGGTAACCAGGAGCTACAATGTGAGGGTATCAGTAGAAGAATAAAAGGGGTTAGATATTTTTTCAGTACATGGTTATGCTTCATTACACATGCCTATTGAAGCAGAGACTCTAATGCAATTTAAAATGGTATTGCATAGACACGTTGTTGTCTGCTTTTATGATTAAAGCTTTCTATTCCTTTTCCTGCAGTTCATTCACAGAGTAATTGATGGTATTTGTGGACGTACACTCCCTCGATTTCGAGATTATGGAAGTGTTTGGAGTCTTGTGGAATGGATGGAAGTCCTAGAGGAAGCTATAGCATTTGTAAAACATGCTGGTGGCAAGCATTTGTCAGATGAAGAGGTTGGTCATAGAACTTTTTGAATGAGTAAAGTTTTTTTGGTACACACCCGGAGCCATTTCTGCTTAATACATCTCAATGGAGTGTAACAACATACAATAAGGAATTAAGTTTGAAAGATTGATCAGCCAACAATAATCTTTTATTTCTATTTGAAACTCCTGCTTTCTGCCAACTACAGTATCTTATGTCTAGTGTTTTAAAagggtacaatttttaaaaatgataaccTTGATCGAAAAATTCTTGAAGTGCCTTGACGAGCTtaatttttttggtgggggggaagaaaatgacctgttcatctcttttgtcacctTGCTGTTGAGCATAAATTAATATTACATCAATCTACTTCAAACAAATGGAAAAGGAGTTTCATGTCCTTTTTCAATATTTTGTATGAGCATGTCATTAAAGGtgagtgcctttttaaaaaaaaatgtgttggTCTCCTCGCCACAAATCAGGGATTAAACTTGGGACCTAGTTTATATGACTTTGTCCATTTATGGTGCATTTATTTACTGAGTCATCAggattatttttttttcattataaTCAGTACAAATGATTATTCAAATCATTTTAACTAGGAGAGATGTTTATTTTGAAACTGTTATCGGGACACAGTTTCTCTTTTACTTCTAAAAAGGTTAGAAATGTCTGAATCTGTGGTTGTACCTACTAGTAAGCAATATTACTTAACTTTTAGTTGAAGCAGAAATCCCAACTTTACAAAATGTTCAGCAGTGTtcatttctccccccaccccttatcCCTGGTCCCCATTGAATCAAAGGTGCCACGATCAGAAGACCATGAAACATTTTATCTCAGAAATTCACTGTGGAAATAATGTTTTGCTACTTTCCCCTCTGAAGCCCTTTGGTAATTTTGAAGACTTCTGTtaatccacttcggaaggaaaaacagaaaggcagaatattatttaaatggtgagagattgggaaatgttgatgtacaaagggacctgggtgttcttgtacaccaatcactgaaagcaaacatacaggtgcagttaggaaggcaaatggtatgttggccttcattgcaagaggatttgagtataggagcaaggatgtcttacttaagttatgcagggccttggtgagaccacacctggagtattgtatacagttttggtctccttacccaagaaaggatatacttgccatagagggagtgcagcgaaggttcaccagactgattcctgggatggcaggactgtcatatgaggagagactgggtcgactcggcctgtattcactatagtttagaaaaatgagaggggatctcattgaaacatataaaattctgacagggccagacagactggatgcagggaggatgctcccctggctggggggggggggggtccagaatgaggggtcacagtctcaggatacggggtaggacgtttaggactgagatgaggagaaatttcttcactcagagggtgttgaacctgtggaattctctaccacagaaggctgtggaggccaagtcactgaatatatttaagaaggagctagatagatttctagacacaaaaggcatcaaggggtatggggagagagcgggaatatggtattgagagagaggatcagccatgatcatattgaatggcggaacagcctcaaagggccgaatggcctactcctgctcctattttctatgtaagccccccccaccacaaacacaccttaaccttctttgcagTGACTAGATgtctagtttttaaaaataataagttTAATTGCCTCATTGCTGTTATGATTGTGGATCTCTGGAGCTGTTATTGGTTGTTTCTTTGAACAAAAATGCAAGTGTAAACCTGTTAGCTTGAATGTGTTACCAATAGTATCTTAAGGTTTTCAGTCTGCATTAGTAATACTGTGATATTTTCCTATGTTGAGTTATATGTGAATAATTGTTTATGTAACATAATAGAACATTCATATTTAGTGCACTTCATAGGGCATTGTCATCATCCTCTTTCAGAAAAACTGAACCCTGTCTTTGCAATctagtgctccatctccaacttccccttTGACTGAGTTACAAGATGATATTCCAATGAATGTTCATAAACCCACAATATCTTGTTAGTGGTTAGGAAATATGACTTACTATGGTTTTGTGTATCTTTTTGAAATCTAAGGCAACAAAAGTTGAACTATATTCTGTCTTCCTAAAGCCAAAATGCCTGCAAGTACTCTGTCTGTTATACCAAAGAGGGGATTCTTTGACCATGTGTCTGATTTAAGGATGTTTGTTTGATATTCTAAATGTATCCTGATGTCAACAGCCTCATTTGTTGAATGAAGTCATAGTGTTGAAATTCTGTTCTCGAAGTCAGAAACTTTTTCATCGTTTTTGTGTGTTAAAAATGGTGAGCAGTAATGCATGAATCTTTCCAGGGAACTCAGATCAGGCCTTTAATGAATAGCAGTTGAACAAATACAATTTATGCCAAACGGCATGTATTTCAACATGTGGCAGTTGCTTTGTCCTGTGTTAAACAATGTTTCAAAGTCCAAGGCAAGCTGTTGCGATCCCTGTGATTGGTTGAGCAAATGGAGATCCATTGTTAATGATTTCCTGGGTGGTGCACTCGGTAACGGGCAAGGATGGAATACGCAGATATAGAAGTTTatatcacaggaggaggccattgtgtccgtgccaacactttgctggagcaatcctaaactaatcccgctgccctGCACTCTCCCATAGCTTTGAATTTTCTTCTGCTTCATGGTATATCTTTTAATCGCTTGTGTGTTTATAGGTGAAATTAAAGCAGTCATTTTTAGAAACAATTCTATATACCTACTGAAAGTGTCTTGAGTCTGAAAAAAATACAGTGGATCAAAACCTCTTGTACTTAGATTCATACAGACAGGATTCTTGTTTTTGTGATAGATTCTCCAGTTGTTGGatggactgagtgcaccccatCAAGAAGCAGTACTTAaatgtttaaaagggagaaaggaggagcTCAAGCAAGCATTAATAGAGAAAACAAATGCTGTGTCTTCTGCTCAACTACAGGATTTCGATTGGCAGCTAAAGGTATAGTATGAAATGGATCTAGAGGGGCACTACCATCAATATTTTTAAGCTAAGATTTCTTCTCCACTACCACAATAATGTGTGCATGGAATTGTATTCATGATTGCAAATCCAGCCTTTAACCTAGTGCTTAAATTACTACTCTAACCAGAGTCACAAACAACATTCTCTGTAACTCTGTGATGCATTATCCTTTCTCACATTCTGTAACTTTAACATAGTCTATCACAACATACCTTCCAACACTACTTctctgaaaagaaagacttgcatttatatagtgcctttcacgaccttaggatgtcccaaggcgctttacagccaatgaagtactcttgaagtgtagtcacttttatgatgtaggaaatgcagcagccaatgtgggcacagcaaactcccacaaacaacaataaaataaattaccagataatctgctttaggtgttagttgaaggAGACGTGTTGgttaggacaccgggagaactcctttgctcttagaatattgccttgggatcttttacgtgcacctgagaggacagatggggcctcatctcatccaaaagagggcacctTCAGCTGTATTGCACTGAGATGTCtccctagattatttgctcaaatctctggagtgggacttgaacccacaactttctgactaaggagagagtgctaccactgagccatggctctgctgtccagctcagtggaactgccctcgcttggtCATAGAATGCTTCTGTCTCAACCTATCATAGAAcattgggaagagaagccatcacTAGCAATCTTATGCTTCCGGTGTCCCTATGGATCTATCCTCAgcccctcttcctcatctgcatgccgCCCATTGACGACATCCTCCGCTTATATAGGATCACCTTCTACTTGTACATCTAGAATTTAAACTAATCAAATGATAGGTTGAGACAGAAGCATTCTATGACCAtttggaaaaaaattgtaggacAAAATTTTAAAACTTTAGTCAAGTAAATTTTATTTGAGTGTTTTTATCTGTGGCCTCTCCCACCTCTCTTGCCCTCACTCCACCTTTTAATCCTTGACCTGAATGCTTCACTTGAACCTGACTGTGCAACACCAAGGGAGATTgacaagtactttctgaagtttaGAAAGTACATTAGCtgagagagcgagaaaaggaTGCATGCATGTCTGTGTGCACACGCATGCACAAACTCATCCTAatatgaattttgaaagcaaaattccttccaagtcacacaccatcccgacttggaaatatatcgccgctccttcgtcactgggtcaaaatcctggaactccctacctaacagcactgtgggagaaccttcaccacacggactgcagcggttcaagaaggcgctcATCACTgctttctcgagggcaattagggatgggcaataaatgccggcctcgccagcgacgtccacatcccatgaacaaatttttaaaaaatttaccaCCTGATTATCACCTGTGTTTTGTGGTAGTTAGTCACTGTAAATATTCTAATTGACACCTGTCTGAGACACAGGGAGGAGAGGAAATGGAGGGACACGTATATACTGTCCCAGGAGCCAAGCAAAAAACGGTAGATTTATTTGCAAAACTCTTAGTTACAAATCAGTGCTGCCTGACCTAGGATGGTCgtcttttctcctcctcctccctcctctttccccccccccccccccctgccctctctctcccaggaGCACAGGATAGTAAATAGGcctgagggtggggaggggatatGGTGATGAGTGGCATTGAAGTGGGTGAGGGGTAAGAAAATTGATTAGCGTGAGCATAGTGcaataaaaactttttaaaaatactgcAGGGAAACCAGCCTTCGGGTCAGGCCGGGAGTAGAAGAGAGGTTATTGGGGATGTGGGGTGAAAAAATTGAGGTGATGAGATGGGGATCATGTAGAGGAGGGGAAActtgctgtgagcaacaccagtATTATGTGTATAACGAGTGTAGGTTCTGAGCCCAGCATGTGTTTTATTCATCACACTTTGGTTGTCACACTGACACCTGATTTGTCACTAAGTTGAAGACCTAAGTTTTTTCTCGTACTAACATAACAGACATTAGAAAAATTCACAAGAAAATTAACTTATGTAAACAGTTATCTTTTGTGTGTTTGAAATGTTTATTACAGTATCTTCAGAGGGGGACAGGTCTCCCAATGGAAGAGCCTGAGGGAGAGGTTAGGATACATAATGCACTTATCACTGTAAATGGATAATACTGTAATGGCTGATGTCAAAGTTTTAGTTTCAAGCcctattccaggacttgagcacatagctgagactgactctccagtgcagtagcTGAAGTAgtgttccattatttgaaggtGCCATGTTTAGGTATGCCTGttcaagtgaatgtaaaagatctgatggcactatttgaggaagagtagataattctcccagtgtcctggtcaacattcctctgcCAACACTGTCAAAAAAAAATATATGGATTAACTGGCCGTTCATTGCATTTGCTGCTGTGGGACACTGagtaaattggctgttgcatctgCTTACATAAGTGACTATATAGCTCAAAAGGTATTCAGTGGTTGTGCAGTGCTTTAAAtttcctgaggatgtgatgaagcattttttttctttttctcattcACTTCCTTTCTCGCTTGCTCTTTTGGCCTTTCTCTCTGCCTTTTACCTCCCCTATCTTTCCATCCCCCAAACATTGGTGATGTAAAGTTGAGTTTAAGAG
The DNA window shown above is from Heptranchias perlo isolate sHepPer1 chromosome 1, sHepPer1.hap1, whole genome shotgun sequence and carries:
- the commd8 gene encoding COMM domain-containing protein 8, yielding MMVRLLARLPAEDCPRFIHRVIDGICGRTLPRFRDYGSVWSLVEWMEVLEEAIAFVKHAGGKHLSDEEILQLLDGLSAPHQEAVLKCLKGRKEELKQALIEKTNAVSSAQLQDFDWQLKLPLSSDKIAFLQTPLLNLDLDVRENGVLKPVSIEMDKEELQTLIHSLEAANKVVLQIK